A region from the Melioribacter roseus P3M-2 genome encodes:
- the recG gene encoding ATP-dependent DNA helicase RecG, translating to MDLNASIQYLKFVGPKRAKAFSKIGIEKIKDLLFYFPSKHLDRSTILSTVKAVQHLRNGYEGEVTVIGRVTDKEIIRYGKKQLLKVFFSDNTGSFECVWFQGIPYFKDVFNPGNYFAISAKPTITKYGHLQFVHPDFDRISDKESNDFLNTGKIIPFYRIPKELRSINLGDLGLRRIVAQAVSDFADSVKETLPQNIIKDYDLLPLNLALKNIHFPESLENLERARYRFKFEELFYFEILVALRKQQLKIQKKTNLYKTNTELLKNFLKLLPFELTQAQLKVLHEIRLDMESDRPMNRLLQGDVGSGKTVVALISMLIAAGSGYQAALMAPTEILADQHYKKISGLLKPLGIEVALLIGGQKKKERERFLDDIKSGKAKIIIGTHAIIEDNVEFDKLGLVVIDEQHRFGVLQRSQLINKGLNPDILIMTATPIPRTLSMTLYGDLDVSVIDEMPANRKPVKTVLRGESKLKDIYNFIRQKVKEGYQAFLVYPLIEDSEKLDLKAAIAQYELIKKEHLNDLRVALIHGRMKWQEKEEVMLSFARKEFDVLISTTVIEVGIDIPDANIIVINDAFRFGLSQLHQLRGRVGRSDKQAYCILITKDEFAVKVNQFDYNFDYLSPTQIEKHKTLIRLNAMTKTNNGFELSEIDLKLRGPGDLFGTKQSGLPEFKHADIAEDVDILYSARSAAFNIVKTDMHLKEKEHAVIKEVLKETYSKHISLSQIG from the coding sequence ATGGACTTAAACGCATCGATTCAGTATTTGAAATTTGTCGGTCCCAAAAGAGCCAAAGCTTTTTCCAAAATCGGCATCGAAAAAATTAAAGACCTGCTCTTTTATTTCCCTTCGAAGCATTTAGATCGTTCTACAATTCTTTCGACCGTCAAAGCCGTTCAACATCTCAGGAACGGCTACGAAGGCGAAGTAACGGTTATTGGCAGAGTTACCGACAAGGAAATAATACGATACGGAAAGAAGCAATTGCTGAAAGTATTTTTCAGCGATAACACGGGCTCATTCGAATGCGTTTGGTTCCAGGGCATTCCTTATTTCAAAGACGTTTTTAATCCGGGAAATTATTTTGCAATTTCCGCCAAGCCCACAATAACAAAATACGGACATCTGCAATTTGTGCATCCGGATTTCGACCGCATAAGCGACAAAGAGTCGAACGATTTCTTAAACACCGGTAAAATAATTCCCTTCTACAGAATTCCAAAAGAATTGAGGTCGATTAATTTAGGCGATCTGGGACTGCGCAGAATTGTAGCGCAAGCTGTATCCGACTTTGCAGATTCCGTAAAAGAAACTCTTCCCCAAAATATAATAAAAGATTACGATCTATTGCCGTTGAATCTGGCTCTTAAGAATATTCACTTCCCTGAATCGCTCGAGAATCTGGAGCGCGCCCGCTACAGATTCAAATTCGAAGAGCTATTCTATTTTGAAATATTAGTCGCTCTCAGAAAACAACAATTAAAAATTCAAAAAAAAACCAACTTATACAAAACCAATACGGAATTGCTTAAAAACTTTTTGAAGCTTCTCCCCTTTGAACTTACGCAGGCGCAGTTGAAGGTTCTGCATGAAATTCGTTTAGATATGGAGAGCGACCGTCCGATGAACCGTTTGCTGCAAGGCGACGTGGGCAGCGGAAAAACAGTAGTAGCGTTAATATCCATGCTTATTGCGGCGGGAAGCGGTTATCAGGCGGCATTGATGGCTCCCACAGAAATACTTGCCGACCAGCATTATAAAAAAATTTCTGGATTGCTTAAACCCCTCGGTATAGAAGTTGCTTTATTAATAGGCGGGCAAAAGAAAAAAGAACGGGAAAGATTTCTCGACGACATTAAATCGGGGAAGGCAAAAATTATAATTGGCACGCATGCCATTATTGAGGATAACGTCGAGTTCGATAAGCTTGGTCTTGTAGTCATAGACGAACAGCACCGATTCGGAGTCCTGCAGCGTTCGCAGTTGATAAACAAAGGATTAAATCCGGATATACTGATAATGACAGCCACGCCGATTCCCCGCACTCTCTCAATGACTCTTTACGGCGACCTCGACGTTTCAGTAATTGACGAGATGCCGGCAAACAGAAAACCCGTAAAAACCGTTTTGCGGGGCGAAAGCAAATTAAAAGACATTTACAATTTTATAAGACAAAAAGTCAAGGAAGGCTACCAGGCGTTTCTTGTCTATCCCCTTATAGAAGATTCCGAAAAGCTCGACCTTAAAGCCGCAATTGCGCAATACGAACTCATCAAAAAAGAACACTTGAATGACTTGCGAGTCGCTTTGATTCACGGCAGAATGAAATGGCAGGAAAAAGAAGAAGTGATGCTCAGCTTTGCGCGTAAAGAGTTCGACGTGTTAATATCGACAACCGTAATCGAGGTTGGCATCGATATTCCCGACGCTAATATAATCGTTATCAACGACGCTTTCAGATTCGGACTGTCGCAATTGCATCAACTGAGAGGTAGGGTAGGACGAAGCGACAAACAAGCTTATTGTATTTTAATAACCAAAGACGAATTTGCGGTTAAGGTCAATCAATTCGATTATAACTTCGATTATCTTTCGCCTACTCAAATTGAAAAGCACAAAACTCTCATACGTTTGAACGCAATGACTAAAACCAATAACGGTTTCGAACTGTCGGAAATAGATTTAAAATTGAGAGGACCCGGAGATCTGTTCGGAACAAAGCAAAGCGGTCTGCCCGAATTCAAACACGCCGACATAGCCGAGGACGTTGATATTCTTTACTCTGCACGCTCCGCGGCTTTTAATATCGTTAAAACCGACATGCATTTAAAAGAGAAAGAACACGCGGTTATAAAAGAAGTATTAAAAGAAACTTATTCAAAACACATTTCGTTATCACAAATAGGTTAA
- a CDS encoding NAD(P)H-dependent glycerol-3-phosphate dehydrogenase: MRISVLGAGGWGTTLAILLYFNGHEVTLWEYKKSYAKTLSKSRENKLYLPGVRIPKEIRITHALEEACDHQHMIVIAIPTQYIRSVLSQIKKHDFSDTTFISVSKGIERDTLMTVSQIIQDELKNISPSQVGVLSGPSHAEEVSRKIPTAVVAASSDELTAKEIQAAFITSYFRVYSTTDILGVEYGGALKNVIAIGAGIVDGANFGDNTKAAIMTRGIAEISRLGMALGARPETFSGLSGMGDLIVTCMSRHSRNRYVGEQIGRGKKLKDILKSMNMVAEGVETSKAVHKLSQDHEIETPICSAVYKILFEERDPVKITYELMTRDMKPESE; the protein is encoded by the coding sequence ATGCGAATTTCAGTATTAGGAGCCGGAGGCTGGGGTACCACCCTGGCTATCCTTCTCTATTTTAACGGACATGAAGTTACTCTCTGGGAATACAAAAAAAGCTACGCCAAGACTTTATCCAAGTCACGCGAAAACAAATTATATCTTCCCGGCGTAAGGATCCCGAAAGAAATACGGATAACGCATGCGCTCGAAGAAGCATGCGATCATCAGCATATGATTGTTATCGCCATCCCTACGCAGTATATACGCAGCGTGCTCTCGCAAATAAAAAAACACGATTTTTCAGATACCACATTCATTAGCGTTTCTAAAGGAATCGAACGCGATACGCTGATGACTGTTTCTCAAATTATTCAGGATGAATTAAAAAACATTTCTCCTTCGCAAGTAGGCGTTCTTTCCGGACCGAGTCACGCAGAGGAAGTAAGCCGGAAGATACCGACCGCGGTCGTCGCTGCGTCGAGCGACGAATTAACTGCCAAAGAAATTCAAGCGGCTTTTATTACGTCTTATTTCCGCGTCTATTCCACTACCGATATACTGGGCGTCGAATACGGAGGAGCCCTGAAGAACGTTATTGCAATCGGCGCAGGAATTGTAGACGGCGCGAATTTCGGAGACAATACAAAAGCAGCCATAATGACGAGAGGCATTGCCGAAATATCGAGACTCGGTATGGCGCTGGGCGCGCGTCCCGAAACTTTTTCCGGATTGTCAGGAATGGGCGATTTGATAGTAACGTGTATGAGCCGGCACAGTCGCAACAGATACGTGGGAGAACAAATAGGCAGAGGCAAAAAATTAAAAGATATTCTCAAGTCGATGAATATGGTTGCCGAAGGAGTAGAAACGAGTAAAGCGGTCCATAAGCTATCGCAGGATCACGAGATCGAAACCCCGATTTGCTCCGCAGTTTACAAAATTTTATTCGAAGAACGGGACCCGGTTAAAATTACGTATGAATTAATGACGCGGGATATGAAACCCGAGTCCGAATAA
- the plsY gene encoding glycerol-3-phosphate 1-O-acyltransferase PlsY, with the protein MLNLLFVIILSYLVGSIPTSIIISKLVKGIDIRQYGSGNAGGTNVFRVLGWKWGVSTILLDALKGAVAVIVVARLYLDNIPFNNITPFDDFTLVQILCGVAAVIGHIWTVFAGFKGGKGIATALGFLMTIITVDMLVAIGIFLVVVYFSRYISLGSLTAAVSVPVILFVRENLFGVHIAGYGVILPFAIVLALLVIYTHRKNIDRLLKGNENKISFGKK; encoded by the coding sequence ATGCTTAACTTATTATTCGTAATCATTCTCTCATATCTTGTAGGTTCCATACCCACAAGTATAATAATAAGCAAACTCGTAAAAGGAATAGACATCCGCCAATACGGAAGCGGAAATGCAGGCGGTACAAATGTCTTCAGAGTGCTCGGCTGGAAATGGGGAGTATCAACTATTTTGCTCGACGCTCTAAAAGGGGCAGTAGCAGTTATAGTAGTGGCGCGCCTCTATCTGGATAATATTCCGTTCAACAACATTACGCCCTTCGACGATTTCACGCTGGTACAGATACTTTGCGGGGTGGCTGCTGTTATCGGTCACATATGGACGGTCTTTGCCGGATTTAAAGGCGGCAAAGGAATTGCTACGGCGCTCGGTTTTCTGATGACCATTATTACGGTCGACATGCTCGTTGCTATCGGCATATTTTTAGTCGTCGTATATTTCTCGCGTTATATTTCACTCGGTTCTTTAACAGCTGCCGTTTCTGTGCCGGTTATCCTTTTTGTTCGCGAAAATTTATTCGGCGTACACATTGCCGGTTATGGCGTCATTCTTCCTTTTGCCATTGTTTTGGCATTGCTTGTTATTTACACTCACCGTAAAAACATCGACAGACTTCTCAAAGGAAACGAAAACAAAATTTCTTTCGGAAAGAAATAA
- the ispD gene encoding 2-C-methyl-D-erythritol 4-phosphate cytidylyltransferase, protein MKVYAIIPAGGTGTRINAPVPKQFIRVNGKEIIAYTLEKFQKSSIINKIIVAAHKDYIGKLKEIRNKYGFDKLNDIIPGGTERQYSVYNALLSIDDASDDDIVIVHDAVRPLVSEVILTSSVNAAKEFGCFVTAVKAKDTLIKGGEFVNSYADRSKYYYAQTPQGARYGIFKEAFKRAETENFLGTDESMLFHRNGNKVKIVEGSSLNFKITTGDDLKLFEQLLKTGEHL, encoded by the coding sequence ATGAAAGTCTATGCGATTATACCGGCAGGCGGAACAGGCACGCGGATAAACGCGCCCGTTCCCAAACAATTTATACGAGTCAACGGCAAAGAGATAATTGCATATACTCTTGAAAAATTCCAAAAATCATCGATAATAAATAAAATAATAGTCGCCGCGCATAAAGATTATATCGGCAAATTGAAAGAAATAAGAAATAAATACGGATTCGACAAACTGAACGATATAATCCCCGGAGGAACCGAAAGGCAATATTCGGTTTATAATGCATTGCTTTCGATTGACGACGCGTCCGACGACGATATAGTCATTGTTCATGACGCGGTGCGACCGCTTGTTAGCGAGGTAATTTTAACTTCTTCGGTGAATGCGGCTAAAGAGTTCGGTTGCTTCGTAACGGCTGTCAAAGCTAAAGATACTTTGATAAAAGGCGGCGAATTCGTAAACTCTTACGCCGACAGGTCAAAATATTATTATGCCCAGACGCCTCAGGGAGCCAGATACGGAATTTTTAAGGAGGCTTTTAAAAGAGCCGAAACCGAGAATTTCCTCGGCACAGACGAATCGATGCTGTTTCACAGGAACGGCAATAAAGTAAAGATTGTGGAAGGATCTTCGCTTAATTTCAAAATAACCACCGGCGACGACCTAAAACTCTTTGAACAGTTGCTCAAAACCGGTGAACATTTATAG
- the queA gene encoding tRNA preQ1(34) S-adenosylmethionine ribosyltransferase-isomerase QueA has translation MKLSDFKYNLPKTAIAKFPVTPRDAAKLMVLNRATEEIEHKVFSDIIDYMDKGDVVVINKTKVMQARLIGKKERTNAKIEVFVLRELNKEENIWDVIVDPARKVRIGNRIYFNDNLWCEVIDNTTSRGRTVRFNEDAGDIFKAIEEIGNTPLPPYIKREPVPEDRENYQTIFAEIDGSVAAPTAGLHFTPQLVKKIEKKGIKFVPVILHIGLGTFRPVEVEDLTKHRMDSEYYEIPEETAETINKALKSKKNVFVVGTSTCRALESSVTAEGFSKPNRGWTDKFIFPPYDFKITKKLITNFHAPESTLMMLVAAFAGYDFTMKAYKKALKEGYRFLSYGDAMLIL, from the coding sequence ATGAAGCTATCGGATTTCAAATACAATTTGCCCAAGACTGCTATTGCCAAATTCCCGGTCACTCCGCGAGACGCGGCTAAATTAATGGTGCTAAACCGAGCCACCGAAGAAATTGAGCACAAAGTATTTTCCGACATTATCGATTATATGGACAAAGGCGACGTGGTTGTAATTAACAAAACCAAAGTAATGCAAGCGCGTCTTATCGGAAAGAAAGAAAGAACCAATGCCAAGATAGAAGTGTTCGTTCTGCGCGAGCTTAACAAAGAAGAAAACATATGGGATGTTATAGTCGACCCGGCAAGAAAAGTAAGAATAGGCAACAGAATTTATTTTAACGACAACCTGTGGTGCGAAGTAATCGATAATACGACTTCGCGCGGTAGAACGGTCAGATTCAACGAAGACGCCGGCGATATTTTCAAAGCTATCGAGGAAATCGGCAACACGCCCCTTCCGCCATACATCAAGCGCGAACCGGTTCCGGAAGACCGCGAAAATTATCAGACTATCTTTGCCGAAATCGACGGCTCCGTTGCCGCTCCAACAGCAGGTCTTCATTTTACTCCTCAACTCGTTAAAAAAATCGAAAAGAAAGGGATTAAATTCGTTCCCGTTATACTCCACATCGGACTCGGCACATTCAGACCCGTAGAAGTCGAAGACTTGACCAAACACCGAATGGATTCGGAATACTATGAAATACCGGAAGAAACTGCAGAGACTATCAATAAAGCCCTCAAAAGCAAAAAGAATGTGTTTGTAGTCGGCACCAGCACCTGCCGCGCATTGGAAAGCAGCGTTACCGCCGAAGGTTTTTCGAAACCGAACCGCGGCTGGACGGACAAATTTATCTTTCCGCCGTACGATTTCAAAATCACCAAAAAATTGATAACAAATTTCCATGCGCCGGAATCGACATTAATGATGTTGGTCGCAGCATTTGCAGGTTACGACTTCACTATGAAAGCGTATAAAAAAGCATTGAAAGAAGGTTACCGCTTCCTCAGCTACGGCGACGCAATGTTGATTCTGTAA
- the ppdK gene encoding pyruvate, phosphate dikinase: protein MAKSKSQTKRKTPKYVYFFGGKKAEGKADMKELLGGKGANLAEMVNIGLPVPAGFTITTEVCTAYYKNNKKYPKELKQQVLDALKKVENEMGAKFGDKDNPLLVSVRSGARASMPGMMETILNVGLNNETREGLIKKTNNPRFVYDSHRRLIQMYSDVVMEKAAGIEPEEGKGVRQQLEAELEKMKEAKGYQSDVDLTADDLKELIEIYKAKVQEVLGKPFPEDPMEQLWGAIAAVFQSWMGKRAISYRRFEGIPDDWGTAVNVQSMVFGNMGDTSATGVAFTRNPATGEKYFYGEWLPNAQGEDVVAGIRTPNPINEIGKSEHTKHLPSLETAMPKVYKELLGYQKMLEKHYRDMLDIEFTIQEGKLYMLQCRVGKRNGPAAVKMALDMLQEKLITKEEAILRVNPAQLDELLHPIIDPKAETTATMVAKGLPAGPGGASGQIVFSSEEAVKWAKAGKRVILVREETNPEDIEGMRAAEAILTARGGMTSHAALVARGWGKCCIVGAGSIKINFKDKTMTTNGYTLKEGDWITLNGTKGVVYLGELPMIKAAEENPYFQKLMKLCDQFRRLKIRTNADTPEDASKARSFGAEGIGLFRTEHMFYGKNSEEPLSKLRKMIVSKTEDERRKALDELFPYVKADIKGTLEAMDKYGVTIRTLDPPLHEFVPHSQEEREKLAKSLGITLEELNERAESLHENNPMMGHRGVRLGITFPEVTEMQVRAIFEAAAELIKEGKKPFPEIMIPVVSHVNELKHQYDIVVRVHKEVCEKFGLKKIPHLTGTMIEIPRAALTANKIAEYAQFFSFGTNDLTQMGFGFSRDDIGGFLPDYLEKKILPEDPFQSIDQEGVGELMKIGVAKGRATRPDLKIGICGEHGGEPKSVVFCHNIGLDYVSCSPFRVPIARLAAAQAAIKEAKSAKPAAKKKAAKTSNKKK from the coding sequence ATGGCTAAAAGTAAGTCACAAACAAAACGCAAAACCCCCAAGTATGTTTATTTCTTTGGCGGTAAGAAAGCCGAAGGAAAAGCAGACATGAAGGAGCTTCTGGGCGGTAAAGGAGCAAACCTTGCGGAAATGGTTAACATCGGATTGCCCGTTCCGGCAGGCTTTACAATCACGACAGAAGTGTGCACCGCTTATTACAAAAACAACAAAAAATATCCGAAAGAACTCAAGCAACAAGTTCTCGACGCGCTCAAAAAAGTTGAGAACGAAATGGGCGCTAAATTCGGCGACAAAGACAATCCGTTATTGGTTTCCGTACGTTCGGGCGCAAGAGCTTCGATGCCCGGTATGATGGAAACGATCCTGAATGTCGGTTTGAACAATGAAACCCGCGAAGGATTGATTAAAAAGACGAACAATCCGCGCTTTGTTTACGATTCGCATCGCCGTTTGATTCAGATGTATTCCGACGTTGTTATGGAAAAAGCAGCCGGTATCGAACCCGAAGAAGGCAAAGGCGTTCGCCAACAGCTCGAAGCCGAACTCGAAAAAATGAAAGAAGCCAAAGGCTATCAAAGCGACGTCGATCTGACTGCAGACGATTTGAAGGAACTTATTGAAATCTACAAAGCAAAAGTTCAGGAAGTGCTCGGTAAACCTTTCCCCGAAGATCCGATGGAACAATTGTGGGGCGCAATCGCCGCAGTATTCCAGAGCTGGATGGGTAAGCGCGCTATTTCATACCGTCGCTTCGAAGGTATTCCCGACGATTGGGGCACGGCAGTCAACGTTCAGTCGATGGTTTTCGGAAATATGGGCGACACATCGGCTACAGGCGTTGCATTCACACGCAACCCCGCTACCGGCGAAAAATATTTCTACGGAGAATGGTTGCCTAACGCTCAGGGCGAAGACGTTGTAGCGGGTATCAGAACTCCGAACCCGATCAACGAAATCGGAAAATCCGAGCACACCAAACACCTTCCTTCGCTAGAAACAGCAATGCCGAAAGTTTACAAAGAACTGCTCGGCTATCAAAAGATGCTCGAAAAACATTACCGCGACATGCTCGACATCGAGTTCACGATTCAGGAAGGTAAACTTTATATGCTTCAGTGCCGCGTAGGTAAACGCAACGGACCTGCCGCTGTTAAAATGGCGCTCGATATGTTGCAGGAAAAATTAATTACAAAAGAAGAAGCAATATTACGCGTTAATCCGGCGCAATTGGACGAACTGCTTCACCCGATTATCGATCCGAAAGCAGAAACAACCGCTACGATGGTGGCAAAAGGATTGCCTGCTGGCCCCGGCGGAGCGAGCGGACAAATTGTATTCAGTTCCGAAGAGGCGGTTAAATGGGCAAAAGCCGGCAAACGAGTTATTCTCGTGCGCGAAGAAACCAATCCTGAAGATATCGAAGGCATGCGCGCCGCCGAAGCCATCCTTACTGCAAGAGGCGGTATGACTTCCCACGCAGCTCTCGTAGCGCGCGGCTGGGGCAAATGCTGTATCGTTGGCGCCGGTTCGATCAAAATCAATTTCAAAGACAAAACAATGACCACCAACGGTTACACACTCAAGGAAGGCGATTGGATTACGCTCAACGGAACCAAAGGCGTCGTATATCTCGGCGAATTGCCGATGATTAAAGCCGCCGAGGAAAATCCGTACTTCCAGAAATTAATGAAATTGTGCGACCAGTTCAGAAGACTCAAAATCAGAACGAACGCAGACACTCCTGAAGACGCTTCCAAAGCAAGATCCTTCGGCGCCGAAGGCATCGGTCTTTTCAGAACCGAGCATATGTTCTACGGTAAAAATTCCGAAGAGCCTCTGTCCAAACTGCGTAAAATGATTGTATCGAAGACAGAAGATGAAAGAAGAAAGGCTCTCGACGAATTATTCCCGTACGTGAAAGCCGACATAAAAGGCACTCTCGAAGCTATGGACAAATACGGCGTAACAATCAGAACTCTCGATCCGCCGTTACACGAGTTCGTACCCCATAGCCAGGAAGAAAGAGAAAAACTCGCAAAAAGCCTCGGCATTACGCTCGAAGAATTAAACGAACGCGCAGAATCGCTTCATGAAAACAACCCGATGATGGGACATCGCGGCGTACGTTTGGGTATCACGTTCCCCGAAGTGACAGAAATGCAGGTAAGAGCAATTTTCGAAGCCGCAGCGGAATTAATAAAAGAAGGCAAAAAACCCTTCCCTGAAATCATGATTCCCGTTGTAAGTCACGTAAACGAACTGAAACATCAGTACGATATCGTTGTTCGAGTTCACAAAGAAGTATGTGAAAAATTCGGTCTTAAAAAGATTCCGCACCTTACTGGCACAATGATCGAAATTCCTCGCGCCGCATTGACAGCCAATAAGATTGCCGAATACGCGCAATTCTTCTCGTTCGGCACAAACGACCTGACTCAGATGGGCTTCGGATTTTCGCGCGACGATATCGGCGGATTCCTCCCCGATTATCTCGAAAAGAAAATTCTTCCCGAAGATCCGTTCCAGTCGATCGATCAGGAAGGCGTCGGCGAACTGATGAAAATCGGCGTAGCGAAAGGACGCGCAACCAGACCCGATCTTAAAATCGGTATATGCGGCGAACACGGCGGCGAACCCAAATCCGTCGTATTCTGCCACAATATCGGTCTCGATTATGTAAGCTGCTCGCCTTTCCGCGTGCCGATTGCGCGTCTGGCTGCGGCTCAAGCGGCTATTAAAGAAGCAAAATCCGCCAAACCCGCTGCCAAGAAAAAAGCTGCAAAAACAAGCAATAAGAAAAAATAA
- the lpxK gene encoding tetraacyldisaccharide 4'-kinase yields the protein MIDVLRIISAPLVAFYFLAIKFRNYLFDKGIFKTERVNAKVISVGNITVGGSGKTPAVLYLAELMKRNGIRAGILSRGYRRKTSGYLLVSDGKKIYSTVDDCGDEMYFVSTETSLPTAVSENRVDGCKRMLEETDIEAIILDDAFQHRWIHRDIDIVIIDQRFLNKTGNKEQRLLPLGNMREPFDSLKRADLIILNRKFLDDYSLPESLKHHFENKPVFRAYYEVEGIYDVKTHKKYSFEDFKGQKSLIVCGVAKPHSFLNVLEKNEIDFTNKMLFPDHKNYTLKEVQAIRKQFYDTNAYSVLTTQKDAVKLTKYSKELDDIDIFYLKISLKIEDSEKFDDMIISKIKYNPTHKN from the coding sequence TTGATTGATGTTTTAAGAATTATATCGGCGCCTTTGGTCGCTTTCTATTTTCTGGCAATTAAATTTAGAAATTATCTTTTCGACAAAGGAATATTTAAAACAGAAAGAGTTAATGCAAAGGTGATTTCTGTAGGAAACATAACCGTTGGAGGTTCGGGCAAAACGCCCGCGGTTTTATATCTCGCCGAACTGATGAAAAGAAACGGAATACGAGCGGGTATTTTGAGCCGGGGCTACCGACGTAAAACAAGCGGCTATCTGCTTGTCTCCGACGGCAAAAAAATCTATTCAACCGTTGACGACTGCGGCGACGAGATGTATTTTGTTTCGACCGAAACGAGTCTTCCGACTGCGGTTTCCGAAAACAGGGTCGACGGCTGCAAACGGATGCTCGAAGAAACGGATATCGAAGCCATAATACTCGACGACGCTTTTCAACACAGGTGGATTCACAGAGATATCGACATTGTAATTATCGACCAGCGATTCCTTAATAAAACCGGGAATAAAGAACAGCGGCTTCTTCCGCTCGGCAATATGCGCGAGCCTTTCGATTCGCTTAAACGTGCCGACCTGATAATATTAAATCGTAAATTTCTCGACGACTACAGCCTGCCCGAATCGCTCAAACATCATTTTGAAAACAAACCCGTCTTCCGGGCTTATTATGAAGTGGAAGGAATTTACGACGTAAAAACGCATAAAAAATATTCGTTCGAAGATTTTAAGGGACAGAAAAGTTTGATTGTGTGCGGCGTTGCCAAGCCTCATTCTTTTTTGAACGTACTGGAAAAAAACGAAATCGACTTTACAAATAAAATGCTTTTTCCCGACCACAAAAACTATACTTTGAAGGAAGTGCAGGCTATACGCAAGCAATTTTACGATACAAACGCTTACTCGGTGCTCACTACCCAGAAAGACGCCGTAAAATTGACAAAATATTCGAAGGAACTGGACGACATCGATATTTTCTATCTGAAAATTTCATTAAAAATAGAAGACTCCGAGAAATTCGACGATATGATAATTAGCAAAATAAAATATAATCCCACTCACAAAAACTAA
- a CDS encoding lysophospholipid acyltransferase family protein: MKLSDTQKNIARFLGIRAGYFIINILVKTYRIKRINGNYLDEMIDKGENFVVAFWHGSMIPGWYLHKDLNSAALVSKSKDGEVLYHILSKWGYKVVRGSSHVGGKEALEEMISLLKEKHTLVITPDGPRGPRHKMKAGAVIAAKKAGAPLILAGISVKNKICLNSWDRFEFPLPFSKIKVKYSEPIYIDKELDYDATSELIGKSEIYLNKLQEEAERID, from the coding sequence ATGAAGCTTAGCGATACTCAAAAAAATATAGCCCGTTTTTTGGGCATTAGAGCGGGATATTTTATTATAAATATTTTGGTAAAGACTTACAGAATAAAAAGAATAAACGGGAACTATTTGGACGAAATGATTGATAAAGGTGAAAATTTTGTAGTCGCTTTCTGGCACGGTTCGATGATACCGGGATGGTATTTGCACAAAGACCTCAACAGCGCGGCTCTTGTAAGCAAAAGTAAGGACGGCGAAGTTTTATACCATATCCTCAGCAAATGGGGTTATAAAGTCGTCCGCGGCTCGAGCCACGTCGGAGGAAAGGAAGCTTTAGAAGAGATGATTTCCCTTTTGAAAGAAAAGCATACATTGGTAATAACTCCGGACGGACCGCGTGGACCGCGGCATAAGATGAAAGCCGGAGCGGTAATTGCGGCTAAAAAAGCAGGAGCGCCTTTGATTCTTGCGGGTATATCCGTAAAAAATAAAATTTGTCTGAACAGCTGGGATAGATTCGAATTCCCGCTTCCCTTTTCAAAAATTAAAGTTAAATATTCGGAACCGATTTATATCGACAAAGAACTCGACTACGACGCCACTTCGGAATTGATTGGCAAAAGCGAAATTTATTTGAACAAACTTCAAGAGGAAGCGGAAAGAATTGATTGA